One genomic region from Clostridium saccharobutylicum DSM 13864 encodes:
- a CDS encoding GNAT family N-acetyltransferase encodes MLKGEKIYLRLLEKRDILMLHKLCNEEEVKKYNIISSDINEDKNNLKQTNLRKALSIINEKNVLVGFITYKESDYCQNVYSIGITIGSRYWNRSYGQDSIKVLLKYLFEELNAIRVELEVIKSNFRAINCYKKCGFRECGIRYNRCCIDGSDVDTVIMSIRNDKSNI; translated from the coding sequence GTGCTTAAAGGAGAGAAAATATATTTAAGGTTACTTGAGAAAAGGGATATATTAATGTTGCATAAGTTATGTAATGAAGAGGAAGTTAAAAAATACAATATAATATCGAGTGATATTAATGAAGATAAAAATAATCTCAAACAGACAAACTTAAGAAAAGCTTTAAGCATAATTAACGAAAAAAATGTTTTAGTTGGTTTTATAACATATAAGGAAAGTGATTATTGTCAAAATGTATATTCTATTGGAATTACAATAGGAAGTAGGTATTGGAATAGGTCTTATGGGCAAGACTCTATAAAAGTATTATTAAAATATTTATTTGAAGAGTTGAATGCTATACGGGTAGAATTAGAAGTAATCAAATCAAATTTTAGAGCAATAAATTGTTATAAAAAATGTGGGTTTAGGGAATGTGGAATTAGATATAATAGGTGTTGTATAGATGGATCAGATGTTGATACTGTAATTATGAGCATACGTAATGATAAATCCAACATCTAA
- the addB gene encoding helicase-exonuclease AddAB subunit AddB — protein MSIRFIYGRAGTGKSEFCINEIKKKIEKSEDYKLILLVPEQYTFNTENKILKSIGEIALLRTEVLSFKRMAHTVFEECGGRVKEIIKESGKNMLIHKVLNENIDSLEYFKKISREQGFNEIIADIISEFKKYNVNIENLVEIDKSINDIELVQKIKELAVIYDAFNLKMNQGYIDSDDELTLLGKKLLNSNIYKDCEVWIDEFTSFTPQQLEIIRLLAKRCRRINITLCMESSFMQKEDEDITDVFNSIKKTEMSIMKIVEENNIAYDKPIDLNTNFPYRFKNSYELRHIEKYFFTYPFNSYKGLNKNVSLYKANNIYDEIERVAKSIVKLVRDNGYRYKDISVVCRNIDDYEKITSVIFKEYNIPYFLDKKLQLLNNPLIILITSAFEILFKNWSYESIFKYLKSGLTGIESLDIDILENFILENGVKGYKWTVKEIISEKWFHNNKELTEEQVGIAEIMEEIRRPLITFHNKINGNHTVRDICAAIYEFLVDLKAFKRIELWIENFEKLGLEDKVKEYSQVEGIVIDILDQAVDVMGGEILDSFEFFKILNSGFTNQEIGVIPVALDQVNIGDVARIKGRDVKVLYIVGVNDGVLPAANKDEGILSDMDRETLSKMGITLASTTRNKIFEEQFLLYTALTISSEYLMISYPMADFEGKSLRPSIVISRIKKILPNLIEESSIFDLVSNSNMLNKITTPIPTFNELILAVRRDFDKEDIEEYWPEVYNWFKQNEEFKDKIQNIFNGLNYSNIGDVVAKKKLRELYQNDIGKMVFSVSRLEKYAKCPFSYFVQYGLKAKNRKVYEFTPPDLGSFVHDVLDSFTNKVKHEGILWSDLNNEKCREMVSKLIDKRLDEESNSILNSTKRFKYLAQRFKRVISKSITIIAEQINQGKFEVFKTEFDFGSYSQGEAITLDLNSNEKIYLQGRIDRIDTLDLDDETYVRIIDYKTGAKQFELNELYHGLQMQLLVYLDALIKNSKYILEKQVKPGGIFYFKIDDPIIKGKKEMTVEEVEVEVLDALKMKGLVLKDARVVRAMDKDIDGYSLIIPAAFKKDGDFKANSDVVTEEEFNLLRDYVNKKMIELCKEMLSGEVKIQPVKQSNRVQCEYCDFSAICQFDTDIKDNKYNVIIKKSQNEIWSDIKKEIVCTNSFSEKNSNKDSKENNVLE, from the coding sequence ATGAGTATAAGATTTATATATGGTAGGGCTGGGACTGGGAAAAGTGAATTTTGCATAAATGAAATAAAGAAAAAAATCGAAAAAAGTGAGGATTATAAGTTAATTTTATTAGTTCCAGAGCAATATACATTCAATACTGAAAATAAGATTTTAAAAAGTATTGGTGAAATAGCTCTTTTAAGAACCGAAGTTTTGAGTTTTAAGAGGATGGCTCACACAGTATTTGAAGAATGTGGCGGACGTGTTAAAGAGATAATAAAAGAATCAGGAAAAAACATGTTGATTCATAAAGTATTAAATGAAAATATTGATTCTTTAGAATACTTTAAAAAAATATCAAGAGAACAGGGTTTTAATGAAATTATAGCAGATATTATTTCGGAATTTAAAAAGTATAATGTTAATATTGAAAATTTAGTAGAAATAGATAAAAGTATTAATGATATAGAATTAGTGCAAAAAATTAAGGAATTAGCAGTAATTTATGATGCTTTTAATTTGAAGATGAATCAAGGATATATTGATAGTGATGATGAATTAACTTTATTAGGAAAAAAGTTATTAAATAGCAATATTTATAAAGATTGTGAAGTATGGATAGACGAATTTACTAGTTTCACACCTCAACAATTAGAGATTATAAGATTATTGGCAAAAAGGTGCAGAAGAATAAATATAACTCTTTGTATGGAAAGTTCATTTATGCAAAAAGAGGATGAAGATATAACAGATGTTTTTAATTCAATAAAGAAAACTGAAATGAGTATAATGAAAATAGTGGAAGAAAATAATATAGCTTATGATAAGCCTATTGATTTAAATACTAATTTTCCATATAGATTCAAAAATAGTTATGAATTAAGACATATAGAAAAATACTTTTTTACTTATCCGTTTAATTCATATAAGGGGTTAAATAAAAATGTTTCACTTTATAAAGCAAATAATATATATGATGAGATTGAGAGAGTTGCGAAAAGCATAGTTAAACTTGTAAGAGATAATGGGTATAGATATAAGGATATATCAGTTGTCTGTAGAAATATTGATGATTATGAGAAAATAACATCAGTAATATTTAAGGAGTACAATATACCGTATTTTTTAGATAAGAAGCTTCAATTATTAAATAATCCGTTAATTATACTTATAACATCTGCTTTTGAAATCTTGTTTAAGAATTGGTCTTATGAAAGTATATTTAAGTATTTAAAAAGTGGGTTAACAGGAATAGAAAGTTTAGATATTGATATATTAGAAAACTTTATATTGGAAAATGGAGTGAAGGGATATAAGTGGACTGTAAAAGAAATAATTTCTGAAAAATGGTTTCACAATAATAAAGAATTAACAGAAGAGCAAGTGGGAATAGCTGAAATTATGGAGGAGATAAGAAGACCACTTATAACTTTTCATAATAAAATAAATGGAAATCATACTGTAAGGGATATTTGTGCTGCTATTTATGAATTTTTAGTTGATTTAAAAGCGTTCAAAAGAATAGAATTATGGATTGAGAATTTTGAAAAGCTTGGATTAGAAGATAAGGTTAAGGAATATAGTCAAGTTGAAGGCATAGTAATAGATATTTTAGATCAAGCAGTTGATGTAATGGGAGGAGAGATTTTAGATTCTTTTGAATTTTTTAAGATATTAAATTCAGGATTCACTAATCAAGAAATTGGAGTTATACCAGTAGCTTTAGATCAAGTAAATATTGGTGATGTGGCGAGAATAAAAGGGAGAGATGTAAAAGTACTTTACATAGTTGGAGTTAATGATGGTGTGCTGCCTGCAGCCAACAAGGATGAAGGAATATTATCTGATATGGATAGAGAAACATTAAGTAAAATGGGAATAACTTTAGCATCAACAACTAGAAATAAAATATTTGAGGAACAATTTTTACTATATACTGCATTAACTATAAGCAGTGAATATTTAATGATATCTTATCCAATGGCTGATTTTGAAGGTAAATCATTGAGACCTTCAATAGTGATATCAAGAATCAAGAAGATACTTCCTAATTTAATAGAGGAGAGTTCAATATTTGATTTAGTAAGTAATTCAAATATGCTAAATAAAATTACAACACCAATTCCTACATTTAATGAGTTAATATTAGCGGTGAGAAGAGATTTTGATAAGGAAGACATAGAAGAGTATTGGCCAGAAGTATATAACTGGTTTAAACAAAATGAAGAATTTAAGGATAAAATACAAAATATATTTAATGGGCTTAACTATTCTAATATAGGAGATGTAGTAGCTAAAAAGAAGCTTAGAGAACTTTATCAAAATGATATTGGAAAAATGGTATTTAGTGTATCTAGATTAGAAAAATATGCGAAATGCCCATTTTCTTATTTTGTCCAATATGGACTTAAAGCTAAAAATAGAAAAGTATATGAATTTACACCTCCAGATCTAGGCTCATTTGTTCATGATGTTTTGGATTCATTTACAAATAAAGTTAAGCATGAAGGAATTTTATGGTCTGACTTAAATAATGAAAAGTGCAGAGAAATGGTTTCTAAGTTAATTGATAAAAGATTAGACGAAGAAAGTAATTCAATATTGAATAGTACTAAGAGATTTAAATATTTAGCTCAAAGGTTTAAGCGAGTGATTTCTAAGTCTATTACAATTATAGCAGAGCAAATAAATCAAGGTAAGTTTGAAGTATTCAAGACTGAATTTGATTTTGGCAGCTATAGTCAAGGTGAAGCAATAACATTAGATTTAAATTCTAATGAAAAAATATACCTGCAAGGAAGAATTGATAGGATAGATACATTAGATTTAGATGATGAAACTTATGTAAGAATTATAGATTACAAGACAGGTGCTAAGCAGTTTGAGTTAAATGAATTGTATCATGGTTTACAAATGCAGTTACTAGTTTATTTAGATGCTTTAATTAAGAATTCTAAATATATATTAGAGAAGCAGGTTAAACCAGGAGGAATATTTTATTTCAAAATAGATGATCCAATAATTAAGGGCAAGAAAGAAATGACAGTAGAAGAGGTTGAAGTAGAAGTTTTAGATGCATTGAAAATGAAGGGCTTGGTATTAAAGGATGCCAGAGTTGTTAGGGCTATGGATAAGGATATTGATGGTTATTCATTGATAATACCAGCTGCATTTAAGAAAGATGGAGATTTTAAAGCTAATAGTGATGTAGTAACAGAAGAAGAGTTTAATTTGCTTAGGGATTATGTAAACAAAAAAATGATTGAATTATGTAAAGAAATGTTAAGTGGAGAAGTCAAAATACAACCTGTAAAGCAGTCGAATAGAGTCCAATGTGAATATTGTGATTTCTCTGCAATATGTCAATTTGATACTGATATAAAAGATAATAAGTATAACGTGATAATAAAGAAATCTCAAAATGAAATTTGGAGTGATATAAAAAAGGAGATAGTCTGTACCAATAGTTTTAGTGAGAAAAATAGTAATAAGGATTCAAAAGAAAATAATGTATTAGAATAA
- the addA gene encoding helicase-exonuclease AddAB subunit AddA: MGETKWTDEQLSAIETRNCNLLVAAAAGSGKTAVLVERIIRIITNEEAPVDIDKLLVVTFTNAAAAEMRERIAIAISKELDKNPNSKNLQKQLTLLNRANITTMHSFCLDVIKSNFHKIDLDPSFRIGDQTEGTLIKAEVIEELFEDKYDEDDADFINLVEVFGNYKNDDNLKDLVLDLYDFTMSGPWPERWLIDSAEEFNIKTLEELNNSKWVKVLNESVSVEIQGYINSMEKAIEIINSTDGLEPYLDSFISELSQIKSIYENINNGLEKMYIGILSINFGKLKPIKKDKVSDQNAQNLVKNIRDDIKKRISSLVNNIFSVTPDDMLINIQGSYPYIKKLSEIVLEFGERFSKKKKERNILDFNDLEHLCLKILIEYDENKNLIPSKVAENFKNYFDEVLVDEYQDSNSVQETIIGLVSRRDSDIPNVFMVGDVKQSIYRFRQAKPELFIEKYNNYQTNIGINRKIQLYKNFRSRKEIIDGVNYIFKEVMSQTVGELEYTDDEALNLGANYKEFDDDNITLGGAIEVNIVDKNGKNIEEDIEDEQEEIEAVNLEGRIIAKRINELMSSKAEKVFKVLDKETGEYRPLRYKDIVILLRATKNWSENLLEELGKEGIPVYADTGSGYFESIEIRTIISLLKVIDNPMQDIPMIALLRSPIMNFSAEELSDIRLVNKEKYFYENIKYIVDESSKENGYLYSEEIVDKCVYLLQCIDKWRKKSIYMAIDEFIWYLYMDTAYYGYVGAMPNGMLRQANLKILFQRARQFEQTSFKGLFNFISFINKLTKSSGDMGSAKILGENEDVVRIMSIHKSKGLEFPVVFLCGTGKQFNLMDLNKNILYHDELGIGPDFVDINKRFSIGTLAKEAIKKKIKLETLSEEMRILYVAYTRAKEKLIITGAVNNIDKIIEKWMNSASLEHNLILPSEVMKGKSYLDWIGMALCQHNDGAVLREKISESNEISKVDASRWEVKLWNKADLINMDDLNDETEKGKLESNVINNNSLNESTLKSIDEILSYEYPLKESTIIKSNISVSDLKRRNLERNLEIEEMYREKVMVTPKFLQEEKGLTSSERGTAVHFVMRKLDLNRVSTINEIKDQLKELYEGEFLLEAEVKAINPYKILNFFKCNLGSMMIELHKKGEKVYREIPFYTEISSLEINNDLDKRYNDETVRLQGIIDCFFEYRKEIILLDYKTDYIEKGKENEFKEKYKKQIDYYSDAIVKMTGKKVKKKYLYSFYLEEEIQL, encoded by the coding sequence ATGGGTGAAACAAAATGGACTGATGAACAGTTAAGTGCAATTGAAACAAGAAATTGTAATTTGTTAGTTGCAGCAGCTGCAGGATCTGGTAAAACTGCTGTTTTGGTAGAAAGAATTATAAGAATTATCACAAATGAAGAAGCTCCAGTAGATATAGATAAATTATTAGTTGTTACCTTTACAAATGCAGCAGCAGCAGAAATGAGAGAGAGGATAGCAATAGCTATATCTAAGGAATTAGATAAGAATCCAAATTCTAAAAATCTTCAAAAACAATTAACTTTATTAAATAGAGCTAATATTACAACTATGCATTCATTCTGTTTAGATGTAATTAAAAGTAATTTTCATAAGATTGACTTGGATCCTTCTTTTAGGATAGGAGATCAAACAGAGGGGACGTTAATAAAGGCAGAAGTAATTGAGGAACTTTTTGAAGATAAATATGATGAAGATGATGCTGATTTCATAAATTTAGTTGAGGTTTTTGGAAATTATAAAAATGATGACAATTTAAAAGATTTAGTTTTAGATTTATATGATTTTACAATGTCAGGACCATGGCCAGAACGATGGCTTATTGATAGTGCAGAGGAATTTAATATAAAAACATTAGAGGAATTGAATAATAGTAAATGGGTTAAGGTGTTAAATGAAAGTGTTAGTGTTGAAATTCAAGGATATATTAACTCTATGGAAAAGGCAATTGAAATTATTAATAGCACAGATGGTCTTGAGCCTTATTTAGATAGTTTTATAAGTGAATTATCTCAGATAAAAAGTATTTACGAGAATATTAATAATGGACTAGAAAAGATGTATATTGGAATATTATCTATAAATTTTGGTAAGCTTAAACCTATAAAGAAGGATAAAGTTTCAGATCAGAATGCACAAAATCTTGTAAAGAATATAAGGGATGATATAAAAAAGAGAATATCATCTTTAGTAAACAATATATTTTCAGTAACGCCTGATGACATGTTGATTAACATTCAGGGATCATATCCTTATATAAAAAAGTTATCAGAAATTGTATTAGAATTTGGCGAAAGATTTAGTAAAAAGAAAAAAGAAAGAAATATTTTAGATTTTAATGATTTAGAACACTTATGTTTAAAGATATTAATTGAATATGATGAAAATAAGAATTTAATACCATCTAAAGTTGCAGAAAACTTTAAAAATTATTTTGATGAAGTACTCGTAGATGAATATCAGGATTCTAATAGTGTTCAAGAAACTATAATTGGTTTAGTATCTAGAAGAGATTCAGACATTCCTAATGTGTTTATGGTTGGAGATGTTAAGCAAAGTATATATAGGTTTAGGCAGGCTAAACCAGAATTGTTTATAGAGAAATACAACAATTACCAAACTAATATAGGCATTAATAGAAAAATTCAATTATACAAAAATTTTAGAAGTAGAAAAGAAATTATTGATGGAGTTAATTACATTTTTAAGGAAGTTATGTCTCAAACTGTTGGGGAGTTGGAATATACAGATGATGAAGCTTTAAATTTAGGTGCGAATTATAAAGAGTTTGATGATGACAATATAACTCTTGGTGGAGCAATAGAAGTTAATATAGTAGATAAGAATGGTAAAAATATTGAAGAGGATATTGAAGATGAACAAGAAGAAATTGAGGCTGTTAATTTAGAAGGAAGAATCATTGCTAAAAGAATAAATGAATTAATGTCATCAAAAGCAGAAAAAGTTTTTAAAGTTTTGGATAAGGAAACAGGGGAATATAGACCATTAAGATATAAAGATATAGTAATTCTTTTAAGAGCAACTAAGAATTGGTCTGAAAACTTATTAGAGGAATTAGGTAAAGAAGGAATTCCCGTATACGCAGATACGGGATCAGGATATTTCGAATCAATTGAGATTAGAACTATAATATCACTTTTAAAGGTAATTGATAATCCAATGCAAGATATTCCAATGATAGCATTGTTAAGATCACCAATTATGAATTTTTCAGCAGAAGAGTTAAGTGATATTAGGCTAGTGAATAAAGAAAAGTATTTTTATGAAAATATTAAATATATAGTAGATGAATCTAGCAAAGAGAATGGGTATCTATACTCTGAAGAGATTGTAGATAAATGTGTATATTTACTTCAATGCATTGATAAATGGAGAAAAAAATCAATTTACATGGCAATTGATGAATTTATATGGTATCTATATATGGATACAGCCTATTATGGGTATGTTGGAGCTATGCCTAATGGAATGTTGAGGCAAGCAAATTTAAAGATACTATTTCAAAGAGCAAGACAATTTGAGCAAACTAGTTTTAAAGGATTGTTTAATTTTATAAGTTTTATAAATAAGCTTACAAAATCCTCAGGAGATATGGGAAGTGCAAAAATATTGGGAGAAAATGAGGATGTAGTAAGAATTATGAGTATTCATAAGAGTAAGGGATTAGAGTTTCCAGTAGTGTTTTTATGTGGAACTGGAAAGCAATTTAATTTAATGGATTTAAATAAGAATATTTTATATCATGATGAATTAGGGATCGGACCTGATTTTGTAGATATAAATAAAAGATTTAGTATTGGAACTTTAGCTAAAGAGGCAATAAAAAAGAAAATAAAACTTGAAACATTATCAGAAGAAATGAGAATACTTTATGTTGCATATACCAGGGCAAAAGAAAAGTTGATTATAACAGGAGCAGTAAATAATATTGACAAGATTATAGAGAAGTGGATGAATTCAGCATCATTAGAGCATAATCTTATATTGCCATCGGAAGTTATGAAAGGAAAATCATATTTAGATTGGATTGGAATGGCTTTATGTCAGCATAATGATGGCGCTGTATTAAGAGAAAAGATTTCAGAATCAAATGAAATATCGAAGGTTGATGCATCTAGGTGGGAAGTTAAACTGTGGAACAAAGCCGATTTAATTAATATGGATGATTTAAATGATGAAACTGAAAAGGGTAAGCTTGAATCGAATGTAATAAATAATAATTCATTAAATGAAAGCACATTAAAAAGCATAGACGAGATATTGAGTTATGAATATCCATTAAAGGAATCAACTATTATTAAAAGTAATATTTCAGTTTCAGATTTAAAGAGAAGAAATTTAGAAAGAAATTTAGAAATTGAAGAAATGTATAGGGAAAAAGTTATGGTTACTCCAAAATTTCTTCAGGAAGAAAAGGGATTAACCTCATCTGAGAGAGGAACAGCAGTTCATTTTGTAATGAGGAAATTAGATTTAAATAGGGTATCAACTATAAATGAAATTAAAGATCAATTAAAGGAGTTATACGAAGGAGAATTTTTACTTGAAGCAGAAGTAAAAGCAATTAATCCATATAAAATATTAAACTTTTTTAAGTGTAATTTAGGGAGTATGATGATTGAGTTGCATAAAAAGGGTGAAAAGGTATATAGAGAGATTCCATTTTATACTGAAATAAGTAGTTTAGAAATAAATAATGATTTAGATAAGAGATATAATGATGAAACAGTTAGATTACAAGGAATTATAGATTGCTTTTTTGAATATAGAAAAGAAATAATTCTTTTAGACTATAAAACAGATTATATAGAAAAGGGAAAGGAAAATGAATTTAAAGAGAAATATAAAAAACAAATTGATTACTATAGCGATGCTATAGTAAAAATGACTGGTAAAAAAGTTAAGAAAAAATATCTATATTCATTTTATCTGGAAGAAGAAATTCAGTTATAA
- a CDS encoding L,D-transpeptidase, protein MKLYKNLYHNKLKYKKKFKITLLVFLFLITLTLSAIYEAYRYTKLINEFKTDFDNYKFSEANNLLLTKQISNPFKSYMLMNDLHKYFNAKTNTISDNINNKSISSENALTQLKEIARYDIIPHEDLLNISESIDLNQDSNNNFNNGITAFNNGQYAQAISAFKKVSSLDLNYEDSLKYLGDSKDKLKQDLLDRCDDLASNDYYTQALSLISNNSDILGDDSDIQEKIATIKEQQQEYLNKASAASEASSRALTTAISQNNINTLNIESTTSYFIDVDLKNQKTYIYKGTADNWQLIKSFPCSTGITGEDTPTGSFSIKEKGDWFFSDKYKQGGKYWTQITGDILFHSSPFAKDKTTIVDYTLNKPSSHGCIRLSIDDAKWIYTNIPKGSKVIIK, encoded by the coding sequence TTGAAATTGTATAAAAACTTATATCATAATAAATTAAAATATAAAAAAAAGTTTAAAATAACCTTATTAGTATTCTTATTTCTTATAACCTTAACATTAAGTGCAATTTATGAAGCTTATAGGTATACTAAACTAATAAACGAATTTAAAACTGATTTTGACAATTATAAGTTCTCAGAAGCTAACAACTTACTATTAACTAAACAAATATCTAATCCGTTCAAATCATATATGCTTATGAATGATCTACATAAATACTTTAATGCTAAAACAAATACAATATCTGATAATATTAATAATAAAAGTATTTCTTCAGAAAATGCATTAACACAATTAAAAGAAATAGCCCGCTATGACATCATTCCCCACGAAGATTTACTTAATATTTCAGAGTCAATTGATTTAAATCAAGATTCTAATAATAATTTTAATAATGGTATTACAGCATTTAACAATGGCCAATACGCTCAAGCAATTTCTGCTTTTAAAAAAGTTTCTTCACTAGATTTAAATTATGAAGATTCATTAAAATACTTAGGAGATTCAAAAGATAAGCTTAAACAAGATTTACTAGATCGTTGTGATGATTTAGCTAGCAATGATTATTATACTCAAGCATTATCTCTAATTTCAAATAACAGTGATATTCTTGGAGATGATTCTGATATTCAAGAAAAGATAGCAACAATTAAGGAACAACAGCAAGAATACTTGAATAAAGCTTCTGCTGCATCTGAAGCTTCATCTCGTGCTTTAACAACTGCTATTTCTCAAAATAACATCAATACTTTAAATATAGAAAGTACTACTTCTTATTTTATTGATGTAGATTTAAAAAATCAAAAAACATATATATATAAAGGGACTGCTGATAACTGGCAATTAATAAAAAGCTTTCCTTGTTCTACTGGAATAACTGGTGAAGATACTCCAACAGGCTCTTTTTCTATTAAAGAAAAGGGAGATTGGTTTTTCTCGGATAAATATAAGCAAGGCGGAAAGTACTGGACACAAATTACTGGTGATATATTATTTCATTCCTCTCCGTTTGCTAAAGATAAGACCACTATAGTAGATTATACATTAAATAAACCATCTTCTCATGGATGCATTAGACTTTCTATTGATGATGCAAAATGGATATATACAAATATCCCAAAAGGAAGTAAAGTTATAATCAAATAA
- a CDS encoding DUF1189 domain-containing protein produces the protein MNIKTNFFKKFITSIYDIKVFSKYAKEGLLRAIIYGVLLSLILGGIKGIASGYRFNSDITQISEQLQSEKYKFFIENGNLNINEAPIKFEQDNTIIYIDNSKNMADESDLKSIVINEDVSILVLRDGIIVNNYINKYKMSYINLFGDKIIDSTILKTAVKNLDIMFVIASSMISIGFTIFNTLLNCLIVVAFASILTIFMRMVVKYNALYSLTLYAATLPLIIQTILQIVNPTVNFDVTFVLGTLTYVILILKYIKAEIIENINNGKL, from the coding sequence ATGAATATTAAAACTAACTTTTTTAAGAAGTTTATAACTTCTATTTATGACATAAAAGTTTTTTCAAAATATGCGAAAGAGGGATTATTAAGAGCAATTATATATGGTGTATTGCTTAGTTTAATTTTAGGTGGAATTAAAGGGATAGCATCAGGATATAGATTTAATAGTGATATCACGCAAATAAGTGAACAGTTACAAAGTGAAAAATATAAGTTTTTTATAGAAAATGGAAATTTAAATATCAATGAGGCTCCAATTAAATTTGAGCAAGATAATACTATAATATACATTGATAATAGCAAGAATATGGCAGATGAAAGTGATTTAAAAAGTATTGTAATAAATGAGGATGTTAGCATTTTAGTTTTAAGGGATGGAATTATAGTTAATAACTATATAAATAAGTATAAAATGAGTTATATTAATTTGTTTGGAGATAAAATTATAGACAGTACAATTTTAAAAACTGCGGTTAAAAATTTAGATATTATGTTTGTAATAGCTTCAAGTATGATTAGTATAGGATTCACAATATTCAATACATTACTTAATTGTTTAATAGTTGTAGCATTTGCATCAATATTAACTATATTTATGAGGATGGTAGTTAAATACAATGCCTTATATTCATTGACTTTATATGCTGCAACTTTACCATTGATAATACAAACTATATTACAAATAGTTAATCCAACTGTAAATTTTGATGTAACATTTGTATTAGGAACTTTAACTTATGTTATATTGATATTAAAGTATATAAAAGCAGAAATAATAGAAAACATAAATAATGGAAAGTTATAA
- a CDS encoding sensor histidine kinase, which produces MVFANTLKDNQTKDDEILSRVELSKLSKEELITEIVKLYECKKAQEDFILNISHDLRSPLNVILSVLQCYKDDYINKDKKACEHIDIIKRNGYKILKLIDNLIDTTKLERKHYELKMENLDIINLIEWNISSMDKYAKQKEIALIFDTNVEECVMAVDSEAIDRIVMNLISNAIKFSPQGSNVYINAWKNKSQLTISVKDEGIGIPKEEQSNIFDRFVQSSKNKKNEHSGSGIGLDLVRYLTEAHQGKIELKSEENKGSEFIVRLPIKLLSEEVNKKNRYLKTKNQVELLEIEFSDIYL; this is translated from the coding sequence ATGGTTTTTGCTAATACTTTAAAGGATAATCAAACAAAAGATGATGAAATATTAAGTAGAGTAGAACTTTCTAAATTATCCAAAGAAGAATTAATTACTGAAATTGTTAAATTATATGAATGCAAAAAAGCTCAGGAGGATTTTATCTTGAATATTTCTCATGATTTAAGATCACCATTAAATGTTATTTTGAGTGTTTTACAATGTTATAAGGATGATTATATAAATAAAGATAAAAAAGCATGTGAGCACATAGATATTATAAAAAGAAATGGGTATAAAATATTAAAACTTATAGATAATCTTATAGATACTACAAAATTAGAAAGAAAACATTATGAATTAAAAATGGAAAACTTAGATATAATTAATTTGATAGAATGGAATATATCGTCTATGGATAAGTATGCTAAGCAAAAAGAGATAGCATTAATATTTGATACTAATGTTGAAGAATGTGTAATGGCAGTAGATTCAGAAGCTATTGATAGAATAGTTATGAATTTAATTTCAAATGCTATAAAATTTTCACCTCAAGGAAGCAATGTTTATATTAATGCTTGGAAAAATAAAAGTCAGTTAACTATATCTGTAAAAGATGAAGGTATTGGAATACCTAAAGAAGAACAAAGTAATATTTTTGATAGATTTGTTCAATCTTCTAAAAACAAAAAAAACGAACATTCAGGGAGCGGAATAGGATTAGATTTAGTAAGATATTTAACAGAAGCGCATCAAGGAAAGATAGAACTTAAGAGTGAAGAAAACAAAGGTTCAGAATTTATTGTTAGATTACCTATTAAATTATTAAGTGAAGAAGTGAATAAGAAGAATAGGTATTTAAAGACTAAAAATCAAGTTGAACTGTTAGAAATTGAATTTTCAGACATATATTTATAG